In Candidatus Defluviibacterium haderslevense, the following are encoded in one genomic region:
- a CDS encoding DUF1801 domain-containing protein, protein MNEDIKKYNQDQSIEDNNICSVLADTIDQELTLADSKIWHAHPVWFLEGNPIVGYSKQKSGIRLMFWSGADFDEEHLNVKGKKFKDASVFYNRVSEIDVQDLKRWLKKSRDIQWDYKNLVKRKGKLEKLK, encoded by the coding sequence ATGAACGAAGATATAAAAAAATATAACCAGGACCAATCTATAGAAGACAACAACATTTGCAGCGTACTGGCTGATACAATCGACCAAGAGTTGACACTTGCAGATAGTAAAATTTGGCATGCCCATCCTGTCTGGTTTTTAGAAGGCAATCCAATAGTTGGTTATAGTAAACAAAAGTCAGGAATTAGACTCATGTTTTGGAGCGGCGCTGACTTTGATGAAGAACATTTAAATGTGAAAGGCAAGAAATTTAAAGATGCTTCTGTTTTTTACAACAGGGTTTCAGAAATTGATGTACAAGACTTAAAACGCTGGCTGAAGAAGTCCAGAGATATACAATGGGATTACAAAAATTTAGTAAAAAGAAAAGGGAAATTAGAAAAATTAAAATAA
- a CDS encoding DUF1801 domain-containing protein, producing MKAEGKTVEEILINLPQDRVEPFNKLHDVIVKNLPKGFEAAISYGGLGYVIPHSLYPAGYHCKPSEPLPFAGLASQKNSINFYHMGIYSDPKLLNWFVNEFPKHTKQKLDMGKSCIRFKKFDDIPYQLIGELMKKMSVNDWINIYEKNLKK from the coding sequence ATGAAAGCTGAAGGCAAAACAGTAGAAGAAATTCTCATCAATTTACCGCAAGACAGAGTAGAGCCATTTAACAAACTACACGATGTTATTGTAAAAAACCTACCCAAAGGGTTTGAAGCAGCTATTAGTTATGGTGGATTAGGTTATGTTATTCCTCATTCACTTTATCCCGCCGGGTACCACTGCAAACCCAGCGAACCATTGCCATTCGCTGGACTTGCTTCCCAAAAGAATTCTATAAATTTTTATCACATGGGAATTTATTCAGATCCCAAATTATTGAATTGGTTCGTAAATGAATTTCCCAAACATACTAAGCAAAAACTTGATATGGGAAAAAGCTGTATTCGATTTAAGAAATTTGATGATATTCCATACCAACTCATAGGAGAATTAATGAAAAAAATGAGCGTAAATGATTGGATCAATATTTATGAGAAAAACTTGAAAAAATAA
- a CDS encoding class I SAM-dependent methyltransferase has translation MDIKYDRIGTGYNSTRQADPYLSGRLLHFLQPNREGHYLDIGCGTGNYTIALADKGLKCTGVDPSAKMLAEANSRNQQIHWLIGTAEHIPTDDMVFDGIIATLTIHHWSDLRQAFTELNRVLKDNGKIILFTSTPEQMKTYWLNHYFPKMLLSSISQMPSLATIQEVISQTGLVITHIEKYLIQDDLKDCFLYVGKNNPDRYFDPLIRNGISSFTSLANKEEVNQGLSQLKNDIDSQSFESVKNQYIDELGDYLFITIEKK, from the coding sequence ATGGATATAAAATATGACAGGATAGGAACAGGGTATAATTCAACGAGACAAGCTGACCCTTATTTATCTGGAAGACTTCTTCATTTTTTACAGCCAAATAGAGAAGGACACTATCTTGATATTGGTTGTGGAACGGGAAATTATACCATTGCCTTAGCTGATAAAGGTTTAAAATGTACCGGAGTGGATCCATCAGCAAAAATGCTTGCCGAAGCCAATAGTCGAAATCAACAAATCCATTGGCTTATAGGAACTGCTGAACACATACCAACAGATGACATGGTTTTCGACGGGATTATTGCCACCCTGACTATACATCACTGGTCAGACCTCAGACAAGCGTTTACTGAGCTAAACAGAGTACTCAAGGACAATGGTAAAATTATTTTGTTTACATCTACACCTGAACAAATGAAGACCTATTGGCTTAATCACTATTTTCCTAAAATGCTACTTTCTTCCATATCTCAAATGCCATCACTTGCAACAATACAAGAAGTCATTAGTCAAACAGGACTTGTAATAACGCATATTGAAAAATACTTGATCCAAGACGACCTTAAAGATTGTTTTTTATATGTAGGTAAAAATAATCCAGACCGGTATTTTGACCCATTAATTCGCAATGGAATATCATCGTTTACATCACTGGCGAACAAAGAAGAAGTAAATCAAGGTTTATCACAACTTAAAAATGACATAGATAGTCAATCGTTTGAATCAGTTAAAAACCAATACATCGATGAATTAGGCGACTATTTATTTATAACTATTGAGAAAAAGTGA
- a CDS encoding GNAT family N-acetyltransferase, producing the protein MTNPNITLTKTVKEDLYVLFEFQLNEEAIYLAAFTPKDPSDKNAYIEKFTKHIADPYINMRTINFNDQIVGSIAKFVLEDEAEITYWIDRKFWGKGIATLALNDFLKNEHTRPIKGRVAFDNYASQKVLEKCGFIKIGKDHGFANARQAEIEEYIYKLLD; encoded by the coding sequence ATGACCAACCCAAATATTACTTTGACCAAAACTGTAAAAGAAGATCTCTACGTATTGTTTGAATTTCAGCTTAACGAAGAAGCTATTTATTTAGCGGCATTTACACCGAAAGATCCATCTGATAAAAATGCTTACATTGAAAAATTCACAAAACATATAGCTGACCCTTACATAAATATGAGAACAATAAATTTCAATGATCAGATCGTGGGCAGTATAGCCAAATTTGTCTTGGAAGATGAGGCCGAGATCACCTATTGGATTGATAGAAAATTCTGGGGAAAAGGCATAGCAACATTAGCGTTGAACGACTTTTTGAAAAATGAACATACCAGACCAATCAAAGGTCGCGTTGCATTCGATAATTACGCCTCCCAAAAGGTTTTAGAAAAATGCGGCTTTATAAAAATTGGAAAGGATCACGGATTTGCCAACGCCAGACAAGCTGAAATTGAAGAATATATTTACAAACTACTGGATTGA
- a CDS encoding VOC family protein, which yields MAKTNIYLNFQGNAEEAFNCYKSVFKTDWAAPIMRMGDMPHQEGMPQLSEAEKKMVMHVSLPILGGINIMGTDMLESMGHKLIIGNNTTISLEPDTKEDADRIYNALSQGGTDCVPPHDEFWGYWGVCLDRFGIRWMFNVPNQKYQQ from the coding sequence ATGGCAAAGACAAACATCTACCTGAACTTTCAAGGTAATGCTGAAGAAGCATTCAACTGTTACAAATCAGTTTTCAAAACAGATTGGGCTGCACCTATTATGCGAATGGGAGATATGCCCCACCAAGAAGGCATGCCTCAACTTTCCGAAGCTGAAAAAAAGATGGTAATGCATGTATCTCTTCCAATTTTAGGCGGGATTAACATCATGGGTACAGACATGCTGGAAAGCATGGGTCATAAATTAATTATAGGCAACAACACAACCATTAGTTTAGAACCCGACACAAAAGAGGATGCCGACAGAATCTACAATGCACTGTCACAAGGTGGCACTGATTGCGTTCCACCACATGATGAATTCTGGGGCTACTGGGGCGTTTGTCTGGACAGATTTGGAATTCGGTGGATGTTTAATGTGCCCAATCAAAAATACCAGCAGTAA
- a CDS encoding PhzF family phenazine biosynthesis protein — protein MQNLKIFQIDTFTDKLFSGNPAAVCILEQWLPDDLMQSIAHENNLAETAFIVPIGKDFEIRWFTPTTEVDLCGHATLASAFVLFNLLGYTESTIRFYAPRSGWLSVTKMEDMLYLDFPTDDLEFINGMQHTIEYCIGIKPTAVYKGKTDYIAIIDNEKVLKNLIPNLTEISKLNARGLIVTSEGDQVDFVSRFFAPQSGINEDPVTGSAHTSLLPIWAKKLGKTKFIALQLSERGGQLNCEFNNDRCLIGGKAKLYLTGEINLE, from the coding sequence ATGCAAAACCTAAAAATATTTCAAATTGATACATTTACAGATAAATTGTTTTCAGGAAATCCTGCAGCAGTTTGTATTCTGGAACAATGGCTGCCTGATGATTTAATGCAATCGATTGCTCATGAAAACAATTTAGCTGAAACGGCTTTTATTGTTCCAATTGGAAAAGACTTTGAAATCAGATGGTTTACACCAACAACCGAAGTTGATTTATGTGGACATGCTACACTGGCTTCAGCATTTGTACTATTTAATTTACTCGGCTATACTGAATCAACAATCCGATTTTATGCTCCGAGAAGTGGATGGTTAAGTGTAACGAAAATGGAAGACATGCTGTATTTGGATTTTCCAACAGATGATTTGGAATTTATCAATGGTATGCAACATACCATAGAGTATTGTATTGGAATAAAACCCACAGCGGTGTACAAAGGGAAAACAGATTACATTGCTATTATTGATAACGAAAAGGTGTTAAAAAATCTCATACCCAATTTAACAGAAATCTCTAAACTTAATGCAAGAGGACTCATTGTTACTTCGGAGGGTGATCAAGTAGATTTTGTATCTCGTTTCTTTGCGCCCCAATCAGGGATCAATGAAGACCCTGTAACAGGTTCTGCGCATACTTCATTATTACCCATTTGGGCAAAAAAACTAGGGAAAACCAAATTTATTGCACTTCAATTGTCGGAACGAGGTGGGCAACTCAACTGTGAATTCAATAATGACAGATGTTTGATTGGAGGTAAAGCAAAATTGTATTTAACAGGAGAAATTAACCTGGAATGA
- a CDS encoding metallophosphoesterase family protein, with the protein MKIALFSDIHSNLPALEAFFKDLESTKPDSVFCLGDLVGYNVWPNEVIQEIRKRGIPTIAGNYDFGVGRSSDDCGCAYKTNEEKEMGAQSIALTNQLIKPDERQYLRTLPAHLQVEYQLNNASLFLLMVHGSPRKINEYLFEDRDQKSMLRIFEHSNADLLFFGHTHKPYHRIFEYDIEGQKAFRHAINLGSIGKPKDGDPRACYVLITINDNSSKFDKNSIQVEFIRVAYDVEKAAKAVEASILPNAYADMLRKAY; encoded by the coding sequence ATGAAAATTGCATTATTCAGTGACATACATTCCAATCTTCCAGCATTAGAAGCTTTCTTTAAAGATCTTGAATCTACAAAACCCGATTCCGTTTTTTGTTTGGGTGATCTGGTTGGTTATAATGTTTGGCCCAATGAAGTCATCCAAGAAATTAGAAAAAGAGGTATACCAACGATTGCAGGAAATTACGATTTTGGTGTTGGTAGATCATCAGATGATTGTGGTTGCGCCTATAAAACAAATGAAGAAAAAGAAATGGGTGCTCAATCCATTGCACTGACCAATCAGTTGATTAAACCTGATGAACGACAATACCTGAGAACACTTCCGGCACATCTACAAGTGGAATATCAACTTAACAATGCGTCATTATTTTTATTGATGGTTCATGGAAGTCCCCGAAAAATAAATGAATATCTATTTGAAGACCGAGATCAAAAGAGTATGCTCCGTATATTTGAACATTCGAATGCAGATCTGTTGTTTTTTGGTCATACGCACAAACCTTATCACCGAATATTTGAATATGATATAGAGGGACAAAAAGCATTTCGCCATGCTATCAATTTAGGTTCAATTGGCAAACCAAAAGATGGAGATCCCAGAGCTTGCTATGTTTTGATCACAATCAATGACAACAGCAGTAAATTTGATAAAAACAGTATTCAAGTTGAATTTATTCGTGTAGCCTATGATGTAGAGAAAGCAGCAAAAGCTGTAGAAGCTAGTATACTGCCCAATGCTTATGCTGACATGTTACGAAAAGCATATTGA
- a CDS encoding superoxide dismutase — MKILAIEKESKGVDWNDLDDLLKVEAQHIFQLYLSDSLREIYFTENKNAILILETSDKESALTLLETLPLVKSGKIQFDIMELRPYTGYERIIK; from the coding sequence ATGAAAATACTTGCCATTGAAAAAGAATCGAAAGGCGTTGATTGGAATGATTTAGATGATCTATTAAAGGTCGAGGCTCAACATATATTTCAATTATATCTTTCAGATTCATTAAGAGAAATATATTTTACAGAAAACAAAAATGCCATTTTAATATTGGAAACTTCGGATAAGGAATCAGCACTAACCCTTCTTGAAACTTTGCCCTTGGTAAAATCCGGTAAGATTCAATTTGACATTATGGAGTTAAGGCCATATACCGGGTATGAAAGGATAATTAAATAA
- a CDS encoding winged helix-turn-helix transcriptional regulator — MGATKTDHFSDKQNEISTLTKAFGHPARVAIMDYLLKVDTCICGDIVNELPLAQPTVSQHLKELKNAGLIKGDIEGNTICYCIDEKAITKLESYFAMISTTLVKKNKKCC, encoded by the coding sequence ATGGGTGCTACCAAAACTGATCATTTCTCAGACAAACAAAACGAAATTTCTACACTTACCAAAGCTTTCGGGCATCCGGCAAGAGTTGCTATTATGGACTATTTACTTAAAGTAGATACTTGTATTTGTGGTGATATTGTTAACGAATTGCCTCTGGCACAACCCACCGTTTCACAACATTTGAAAGAACTCAAAAATGCAGGACTTATTAAAGGGGACATAGAAGGAAATACGATTTGTTATTGTATCGACGAAAAAGCTATTACCAAACTAGAAAGTTATTTCGCAATGATTTCCACAACATTAGTCAAGAAGAATAAAAAATGTTGTTAA
- a CDS encoding DUF2200 domain-containing protein yields the protein MEVTAEHNARIAKLTFASVYPLYIKKIESKGRTKDELHQVIEWLTGYDLKKMEELIAEKATFETFFKKATLNKNAHLITGLICGYRIEDLENPITKQVRYLDKLVDELAKGRKMEKILRTV from the coding sequence ATGGAAGTAACAGCAGAGCATAATGCACGAATCGCAAAATTAACTTTTGCATCGGTTTATCCACTCTACATTAAAAAAATTGAAAGCAAAGGAAGAACAAAAGATGAATTGCATCAGGTAATAGAATGGTTGACTGGTTATGATCTTAAGAAAATGGAAGAACTCATAGCGGAAAAAGCTACTTTTGAAACATTCTTCAAGAAAGCAACATTGAATAAAAATGCCCACCTCATAACAGGACTTATTTGTGGTTATAGAATAGAAGATCTGGAAAATCCAATTACCAAACAAGTAAGATATTTAGATAAACTAGTAGATGAACTAGCGAAAGGAAGGAAAATGGAAAAAATTTTACGAACCGTTTAG
- a CDS encoding MIP family channel protein — translation MKRYIAEILGTFALVFCGTGAIIINQQSSGAITHVGIAITFGLIVMAMIYALGHISGAHLNPAVTIAFTLAKKFKAKQVTPYIISQLAGAFLASFVLNYLFPTNEFLGATIPSGTPLQSFILECILTFFLMLVIIHVATGSKEQGMFAGLAIGSTVLLEAMFAGPVSGASMNPARSLAPAIVSGHMEHLWVYLTATILGAALAIPIWKFLNQKDNPIL, via the coding sequence ATGAAAAGATATATCGCTGAAATTTTAGGAACTTTTGCGTTGGTGTTTTGTGGAACTGGTGCTATCATTATTAACCAACAATCTTCAGGCGCCATTACCCACGTTGGTATCGCCATTACCTTCGGACTTATTGTTATGGCGATGATATACGCATTAGGGCATATTTCGGGTGCTCATTTAAACCCAGCAGTGACCATTGCATTTACATTGGCTAAAAAGTTTAAAGCGAAACAAGTTACACCATACATTATCAGTCAATTAGCTGGTGCTTTTCTCGCAAGTTTTGTGCTCAACTATTTATTCCCTACAAATGAATTTTTAGGAGCAACCATCCCTTCGGGAACACCCTTGCAATCTTTCATATTGGAATGTATTCTCACTTTCTTTCTCATGCTTGTCATCATCCATGTAGCTACAGGAAGTAAAGAACAAGGAATGTTTGCAGGGCTTGCGATCGGCTCAACTGTTTTGTTAGAAGCCATGTTTGCAGGACCTGTTAGTGGAGCGAGTATGAACCCTGCAAGATCATTAGCACCGGCCATAGTCAGTGGCCATATGGAACATTTGTGGGTTTACCTTACTGCAACAATATTGGGCGCCGCTTTAGCCATTCCAATATGGAAATTTCTAAATCAAAAAGACAATCCAATACTATGA